The Flavobacterium faecale genomic sequence GTATTTTGCAACGGATTTACATTTCTATAAATAATGCTTGCAAACACTTTTAAATTGGTTGCTGGATTAACCAAATAACCTGCCTGCACATCTCCAATAAAAATATTAGTTTTGTTTCCTTGCCCTACCACCACGCCTGAGTCTGCATAGCGATCAACATCATAATCTCGATAAATATTACCACCGTAATTTGAATTATCTCCCGTATCTGCAAAGTCAAATCCTCGAACACCTACAGTAAACTTTGCATCTGCATACAAACGACCTTTACGGTACCTAGCTATTGCTACAAGCTCCTCGAAATTACCGCCCCATTGGTGCCCCATACTTTGATTGTTGTGCCCATAATTTGTAATAGGATCACTGTGCGAGTACACATAAGGACGTACATGATTAAATTCTAACTGCAGTAACAAGTTTTCAACATTAAAGGCATTATAATATTTGGCTCCCAATTGATACCCAAATTTATTTTTCCAACTATTATCTCTCTCTTTAACATCACCCAATGAAAATTCATCTAGCAAAAACTGCCCATAAAAGTTAACTTTATTATTCCATTTGTACTTGAAAGTCATTCCCAACATTGCGTTACCGGTACGTGCGGACGAAGCGAACTCTACCGAACGGTAAAAAATAAGGGGATTTACAAAACTAGCATCAAAACCTCTATCATTGGTATTGGTCCAAATCACCGATTCAAAAAAACCTAAATTAAGTTTGTTTGAAACATTCCAGCTCAAATAATGATTAGCCATAAATTTCGTGGCATAGGTACGCTCTAAGGTAACCTCTGGTCGTACATCTTTGAGCCACATAAAGGTATTGGTATATTTTATTTTCCAAAAATTTGTATTGATTTTAAAATATGGATAAGGACTAGCTCCGTCAGCCTCTAACAACGAACGGTAACCATCACCAATAAAATTTCGACCATAACCCAATTGCAAATCAATAAATTTACTAGGCGTATACGTTAAGTTCGCCTCAGCTAAAGGAAAATCATAGGCATCCGATTTAAAACTTTTGGCTATACCTACACCAGGAATAATGGCTGGATCACCACCTACAGGTTTTATCGATTCGGCATATCTATTAAAATAATCTGCAAATCTACCTTGACTTTCATAGATAGTCGTGGTGAAATTCAGTTGTGTACCCAAACCACCTCTCAAATTGATAGCGCGCGTATTCACGTAGGTGTACGAAGCAATACTTTGACTGGCTTTACCTAATTGTAAATCGACAACAGGATTTAATGTAAACCAATAACCATCTCCTTGAATGGCAACCATATTTTCATTCCATAACTTTCGAGCCCACCAACCATCGGCCTTTTTTTTGAGCTTGTCATTTTCTTTTTCGATATCATAATACTTATTCACTTCAGTATATGTATAAGGTTTTGAAGCCGTATGATTATTACTACCCACTTGATTCATCGCGGCATCAAAATGCGAATAATAACTATGAGAAAAAGGAATATTTAAATGACTATGAAGCTCTGGACTTTCAAATTTTTTATAAACTATTCGATCTAACTCTGTCAATTGTTGGTTTTGAGTTGCTACGGCAGCTGCATTTACTGGAACAACTTTTACATCTGCGCTTTGCAAAGGAATTGTAAAGGAGAAATTATATTGCGAGTAAGTTGGTTTACCATTATAAGTAGCAGGCTGTATTTTTCCGAATTTAGCAAAAACTCTTTTGGTCTCTTTGATTAGATTTTCGTCAACAGCATTTACAAATACCACCTTAAATACACCATTGGCATCCACTTCAAACAATACCCTTACTACTCCTGTGAATTTATTTTCTATCAAATGATCAGAGACAACAAAATTCTGAAAAACAAAAGCTTGAACTTCCGAGTAGAAACAACTTTCTAAATCGATACTTTCTTTTCCTTTACAATTTTCGAATACAGGAAAACGCTCCTCAAGACCCACCGCTCCATTTTGTCCAAAAGAGGAACAAAACACTATTAAAAACGTAGAAACAATAAAATATTTTTTCATAAAAAATTCAAATATTACTAAACTCATGCCCACTACACCATCTAAGCGTAGAACTCATTCGATAAAAAAGCGTACAATGCAAACCTACCAAAATTAAATACAGTATAAATACGATCCTAAAAAAAAAATCCCACCTAAGTGGGATTTTAACTATTTCAAACAATTTTTTATAATTTTCAAACTACCTAAATAGCAGCAGAACGCTATGGCTATCGTTGCTCCAAACATATTTGCCACCACATCTAAAGGGTCGGCAGCTCGGTTTTCAGTAAAATATTTTTGCATAAACTCAATAGCTATACCCGTACTTACCGAAAAAAGAAAGGCACTTGTTAGTGCTTTTGATATCGCACTCTCTTTAAACTCTAATCGAAAGTAAAGAAACCACAATGTGGTAAACACAAAATGAAAAGTAGCGTGAACGTATTTATCAAAATTATCAATTCTGATTTTTGGAGCACCATCAAGCGGTGCCAAACACATTACGAGTACTATAAAGGTCCAACTTATCGCTGCACCCAAAAAAAGCTTTTTAAGCACCAATCAATGCTTTATACTCTTCATCAGAAAGTAATGTTTCAAAATCAGCTACATCTGTAACTTTAACCTTGATCATCCATCCTGCTCCATAAGGATCTGTATTTACTGCTTCAGGAGTACTTTCAAGCTCTTCGTTGAAGGAAACAATTTCTCCAGCCAAAGGCAAGAACAAATCTGAAACTGTTTTTACAGCTTCTACTGTTCCAAAAACTTCATCTTTTTCAAGTACTTGATCCAAAGTTTCTACTTCTACATATACAATATCACCCAACTCTTTTTGAGCAAAGTGCGTAATTCCTACTGTAGCAATATCACCTTCTAAACTAACCCATTCGTGATCTTTAGTATATTTTAAATTTGATGGTATACTCATTTTATTTTTATTGATAATTAGTACTAATTTTTATATTGCAAATGTAACAATCTTCTATTTAATTTGTCTTCGGATCTAAAATTAATTACCAAAATTATATCGTAGTGTAAACCCTGAACGAATATTTGTCAAAGGGAAACTCGTCGAAATGACCGCTTGAGAAAAAGAGTGATCATAATAAAATATTGCCGTTAGGTTTTTACTAAAGGAATAATCTGCCGTCATTTTCACAGACCAAATATTTTGACCTCCTGCCAATTGATTATTGTCATAACTTAAATAACGCACAATAGTTTGATTATTTCGATACGACAAATCAGCTTTTAGATTGATATCTCCTTTAATAACGCCCGTTGGATTATCTGCCAATCGAGAAGAGAATATCACATCTTTAAATCGATATCCTAATCCAACTACATACTCAAGTCCTTTTACCTCAGTAAGTAAATTGTTATCAAAACTCATTGATAACGCTCTATCCTTTTTAATTTCTGTTAAGAACTTGAAAGCATTTTTTAATTCGAAATCAACTCTAATTAAAGGATTAAACTGTTCGACTAAGTTAATATTCGAAATAAGTGTTTTGCTATAAAAATTTCCGTTATCGTCTGTCCCATTAGGATTAGCATCATAATTAAAATTAGATCTGTACTGATTAACCGTGTACGAAGCTCGGTAATTATGCTGTAATGAAAAACGTTTAAAATGCTTTTTGAACATGCCGTAACGCATTAGACCATTATATTTAACTGACCAGTTTGGAATCGGGAAATTCCTAAATGCTCCTAAAGAAGTTGATCCTGCATCTCCACCTGTGTATGCTGCTAAGAAAGAAGGCAACAATACCGCTTGACTGGTTTTGCCAAAACCTATAGGATATCCATCTGCATCAATATTTGCCACATTATTTATATCAATCCCTTTTGCCGTTGCCAAACGATTTGCGACTACCAATCTATTATCCCTAAATTCATCAAAAACAACAGAAGATATTTCGTTTCTTTGTGAAAAAGCAGATCCAATCATCACTGTCGAAATAGAAAACATTCCGTAAGTATAGGGTGAGCGAGAATTATATGTTCCATCTGCAGACACATCGTACTGTTCTGAATAGTTACTCGAATACGTTCTGTCAGCAGTTAAATCAATTTTCAAATCAGGAAACAAATCTACATTGGCAGTTCCTTTGAAAGCTTTTGTACTTACTTGTGTGAAATTTTGATTAAAGTCTTGATAATTCGTTAACCAACCATTCTTAGCCGCTTCATAACGTACGTCTTCTTGACTACCAAAGATAAAACCTAATGTTGGTTTTGAAGTACCAAAAAATCCTAATCCAGGAGTATAACCCGGCAGCACCGTTCCGCTATTGTCAGTATAATTAAACTGAATATTTTTAACACTAGTCAAAACACCAATCAATCCATCCATGAATGGACTTCCTTTTTCTTGCGCATTATTTGACGCTATATTTACTACTTTTTCACCTGGTTTTGGCAATGCTTTAGGGGTTATCAACTGCTTACCGCCAGTATTTTTCGTGAGACCCAAGTACTTGTACAGCATCTCCATGTTCAACGACCCGTTCAAGGTATGTGATCTTGCATTCTGAATCGTATTTCCTAGATTATAATTAGCACCATCAATTTCTATATTAGATAAGGAAGTCGATGATCGTTGCCAACTATAATTCCCTGTATAAGTATAATTTGCTTTTACAAAACTAAACAAAGGAATTTTGTTAATTGGAATATCATAATTCAATACCAATTGTTGTGTATGGTTGTATGGATCACCACTGTCCCAATAGCCATCCCAAATACTAAAGTTCTCAATCAGCTCATCATCTGAATTCAAATAATTCTTAACAATATTTGCTGACGAGGCAGTGTAGTTTAGCTTCAATGATTTTGTCAAATTAAAGTTCACACCGTACTGGTAATTAAAGCCAAAATTTCTTCTGTACAAAGGATCTAACCCGATACCTTCTACTTCAACTTGTCTAAATTGTTGGCGGTTATATTGTCTATTAATATTGGTATTAAAGGTGATACTTGACGGTAAATAATTAAAATTAAAGTCACTCAACATTTTCCAATACGAACTTTTTTTCATGAATTTTGTTTTCTTGAAAGGCTCTATCGGCTTAGAATTAAAATTATATGAATAGTCCACAGAAGTTATTGACTGTTGGTCCAAATAATCTTCTATCTCATAATCATGACGTTCTACAGTATTTAAGGATTGAGAAAAAGTAAAGTTTTCAGGATCATAAACATGTTGTTTTTGCTCCGGACTTCTTTGTTTTCTAACTCCTATAAGATTAATACTTGTTCTCTTGGTATAATCAATTGCTCTATTAACTATATTATCTTTCTCTGCTTGACTTTCGGTATTTGCTAATAACTCTTTAATTTTGATATCAGAATTAAAAGGATCATAAAGCGGTGTAATAGTTTCTTCTCCAACGGAGTAATTGAACGGCAAATTTATTCCCCATTTACTTGGTAATAATTTACCCAAATTAATATTGGTCACTATATTATATTGCTGAATATCTTCACGACTACGCTCGTTTGCACCTTGCTCAATAGCTCCAAAACCAACAGTGCTTTTCTTACCTGTTGCAGAGATAGTAGCAAAATCGGCTAAATTGGTATCTACGTTTAACAAAGCAGCCATACCTCCTGAGTTATCCATACCTGCAAGACGTAGCTCATTGAACCAAACCTCACCTTTTACTTTCCCTTCGGCAGTAGTCGCATTACTTTTTATCCCGACCATCAAGGTACGTACCAAACCAAAATTTGGATTCCCTTTGACACCCAGCGTTAATTTATTCGATTTCGAACCCAAGCTATTATCGAGCTCATCTTCATCTTGGAAATAGATTCCATCCAAGGGTAAGGTAGAAATATCGATTGTTCTCGACCTAATTTTTAAACTAGTCAATAAACTAAGTGCTAAATCAATCTGATTACTTTCGGGCCAAACTACCTCTTCGCTTAGTTTTGCACATCCAGAAGGTTGTGTTACTTTTAACGGAATTTCTATTTGATAAAAGTTATCTGTAAAGTCATTTCCAAAACGAATAAAACCAACTAATTGATCATCATTCAACAAGGCTTGGTTAGGCAAAGATTCAGCATGCAAGAACATTTTTAATTTCTTGTACTGACGCATATCAATACTTACATTTTTATAAACTGCTCTTGAATCTTTTGGTTCTAATCCACTACCTGATACGCGCAAAGAAAGCGACTGCTCATTTTGATTAATGACTGTATTGTTATTAAAGAGTTGCTCTCTCACAACACCCGGAGGTTGAATATAATTTATAGGACAACGTGCATTGTTCTCTTGAATATTTACAGCCAAAACATCTAGATCTGTACCATCATCTGTTGGATTGGTGTCTGAAAAATCAAGTGTATTGGTATAACGTCTCCACTCTCCACGTACGAGGTCTAATGATCCGAAACGCAAAGTTACCTCTTGGTCAAAACCTGTCATAAACATTCTCATAAAGCGAATCGATCTAAAATCGGTAATCTCTCCAATTTTATTTTGCGGTTGAGCTACCGGAATTTTGAATTGCAACCAACGAGCAGAAGTAGTCTCACCATTTGGCAAATCTACCTGAGTCTCACGTATATCGGTAATATTACTATCACCAATTTGCATTCCTTGTCTCATATCAATACTGTATTCATAGTAAGCATTGATTGTATTCATCGTATTATCACGGTTAACATCTTCAACATCTGGTGCAGTTGTGGCCGCACGATTGGCATCATTAATATCTACAGCAGAGTTTCCTTGTAAACCGTTATAATTTTTATAACGATCAACGATACTCCCGGTAGTATTTAAGTAATAAGTGTAATCATCAGCAGCTGGATCGGCAGCACTTGCAAAATTATTATATACCTCTGCTTCTTGTCCGTTTGCTAATCCGTCCAAACCAACATCTTGATTTGATCTATTATTTACATCCGTATCAAAGGCATAAATCAAAGATTGAGATGCAGGAACATCTCCCCACAGTGGTCTAGGATTAGTCAAAATTTGATCTGGTCCTAAACCGTTTTCAAATTGCTTTCTATTATCTTTCAAAACATCTTCAGATATTTCACCTAGGTTAAAATATACTTTTCCGGTATTTCCTGGAGAAACTGTACCGTTACCTACATAAGGATCTTGTACCCAAAACTGAATATATTCTACATTTCCTTGTTCGAAATTGGTCGAATTAATAGCTCTCATTATACCCCCAAAATTATCTCTTGGGTTAACTGAGAAATTTGCATTGTTATTATAAGGCCCTCTTTCAGAAGGAAAATAGGTTAAGTCTAACGTGCTTACCACTTGCGTTTGTCCTAAAGCAATATCGGTAACAGGATAAAGTTCTCTACTATAAACCCTTCTAGTTTTATTTAAAGAAAGATCACTGTTTGAAATTCCAGCTGGTTTTGAAGTATAAAATATTGGGTCAATCGTGTACCATGCCAATTTGGATCTCTTGTAACCGTAGGTTAAATCGTTTGCTGTACCAAAAAAGTTATAAGCACTATTCATATTGCTCTCTGGCGTAGAAGCAAGGCTCCAAGCATAAGCAGATCGCATATCAATTGTTGAAGTAGAACCCTCAAAATCATCTACATAAATGGTGCTCTCTCCTCCAAAACTATCGATTTTTGAAGCATTTGGTTTCAAGAAAGCAATTTCACCGCGTACAGATAAATTAGACGGTACATCGGTATCAACGTTCGGTAATTTATTAACTAGACGTGTAAAAAACGGAACCTCAGTGGAGAAGTTGGTGTTAAAGCCAAAAATAGTATTATTTATAGATTCTTGACCATAATTTGATTTAGTAGTAAAAGGTCTTTCGCTCATTTTTAATAGAGTCCCACCAACAACAAATTTATCTGAAATTTTGTGCTCCACATTCACACCCATAAAACGAGTGGTTTGCTGGCCAAAAATAGAATTGTTTTCTAAAGATACATTGATCGGAGTATTTGAAGCTTGTAAAGAAGCATCCAAAATCTGGACACGACCTAACTGATAATTGACACTATAGTCAATACCCTCAACCAACTTACGTCCACCTGCCGTTACAACAACAGATCCTTGAGGCACATTGAAGGCTCCAATAGGAATACCGTCACTTCCTGTAGATTTATATTTTCCTCGAAGTAAAAATTTATTTTTATCACTGTCCTGCAATGCACCCGATTGTGTACTACGATACATACTAGGGAAAACATATTTTTTCTGATTGCCATTGTAAGTCGTTGGATCTGCATAATTACTTACATCAGTAGGATTATTTTTATCTTTTAATTTATCAAACAACAATTGTCCAAAAGGTTCTTTGGATGTAAATATAATTCGTCCGTTTTGTGAATCCATTGTTAATCCTTCGATAAAATCAAAAAAACCATCTCCACCTGTTTGTGGATCATTGTTGTAATTTAATTTATCCAAATTAAAGACCTTCAACAAAGGATTTTCGGCAATTTTATCTTTAACATCTGGATTCGCTGGAAAAGGAACTTTAGCACCTGCAGAAGTTATAGCCTCCGTTATATAATTTATCGGCGATGGATCTGTATATAAAATATTAAATCTAAAGTCTCCCTGCTTTACTTGATAAGCACCCGGGATTTGATAAATATTCTTCATCATCAAATTCCATATCGGATTACCTACATTCGTTAAATTACTTTTCAATAATTTCAAAATCAAACTTTGCGTTATTACCGCTTGATTTGAATTTGTTCCTGTAACTACTGTAGACTCGATACCATCGTTTCCAAATTCTCCAACTTGATATACTTTATCACCAATAGTATATTCAAAAGCAACCGCCAAAACTTCGTCATTTGACAAACGTTGCTGCAATGATATATACCCTAATTGAGTATTATAAGAATATTCGTTCGGCAAAAGTTTTCTAGCATTTTCCAATTTCGAATAATCTTGGCCTTCTCTAGCTGTAAATCCGTTGAAACCTGTGTTGGCAGTAGCCATTTCTCGAATATCACCATTCAATAAACTGCTCCCGACACCTATTTGCCCTGGATCGTACTTATTATTTTTATTATCTGTAGGGCTATTGATAGGATTGTTAAACATGCCCGCAGGTGTTGCTTTAACTACCAAGTTACTATTGTCAATACCAGTATACTCAGCTTCACCTAAATCTTGTAACGCAATAATATTTCGAAGATTATTTGAGTTGGTAGTTATTCTATTTTGCTTGTTGGTCACCCAAACTTCTAATCGGGTAATTTGAACCCTGCTATCAATAAAAGGATAATTTGTCAAAGCAGAATCGTACTTATTTCTAAAATATTGAGATAAGAAAAAGTGTCTATCGTTATCATAATCCAAAGCGTAGACATCAAAGTCTTGAATAGTACCTCCACCCTGCACTACTACACTTTTTGTTTGTGATTTTTGTTCAGAGAAAACTCCTGTCACGGTAGTTTTACCAAATTGCAATTGAGCCTTCAAACCAAATAAGCTTTGTGCTCCTCGAATTAACGAACTGTTAAGTGGCATACTTACATTTCCGACTTCAATTTTTTGGATAATATCGTCTTCTGTAGGTGTGTAATCTAATTTAAGTAAATTTTGAAAAGCAAAAGTAGATTGTGTGTCGTAGTTAGCATTTACATTTAAACGTGTACCCACCTTCCCCATCAAACTCATGCTGATTCTTTGATTAAAATCAAACGCTAAATTGGAGCGATTTCTAGGAGAAAAAGACGGATTGTCTTGTTTTGAATATCGTGCACCCAAATCCATTTCAACAGAACCAGTTGGCTTTACGTCGATAGTATTACTCCCAAAAATAGTCTCAAAAAAACCGCTATTTACATAATATTTGGGTAATAAATCTTTTTTTGCGTCTTCACTACCTGCTTTTTTTCCATCAATAGCATCCGATTTTTGTTTAAAATAATCTCTCATAGATTCTTTTACAACCAAATCTTCATATTCCTTTGGAGTTAGAATAATAGGATAATTAATAGAAAAACCATCAACAGAATTGGTATAAATATAACGATCTGTTTTTGGATCATATGTGTATGCTGAAAGTATACTTTGTGGTTCTTTCATTTTGACTCTTCCCAAAGAATAGCCTTTTTTTATAGTATCCTGTGGCTCTACATTAACCTGAGCCATTGATACAAATCCACAAA encodes the following:
- a CDS encoding gliding motility protein RemB yields the protein MKKYFIVSTFLIVFCSSFGQNGAVGLEERFPVFENCKGKESIDLESCFYSEVQAFVFQNFVVSDHLIENKFTGVVRVLFEVDANGVFKVVFVNAVDENLIKETKRVFAKFGKIQPATYNGKPTYSQYNFSFTIPLQSADVKVVPVNAAAVATQNQQLTELDRIVYKKFESPELHSHLNIPFSHSYYSHFDAAMNQVGSNNHTASKPYTYTEVNKYYDIEKENDKLKKKADGWWARKLWNENMVAIQGDGYWFTLNPVVDLQLGKASQSIASYTYVNTRAINLRGGLGTQLNFTTTIYESQGRFADYFNRYAESIKPVGGDPAIIPGVGIAKSFKSDAYDFPLAEANLTYTPSKFIDLQLGYGRNFIGDGYRSLLEADGASPYPYFKINTNFWKIKYTNTFMWLKDVRPEVTLERTYATKFMANHYLSWNVSNKLNLGFFESVIWTNTNDRGFDASFVNPLIFYRSVEFASSARTGNAMLGMTFKYKWNNKVNFYGQFLLDEFSLGDVKERDNSWKNKFGYQLGAKYYNAFNVENLLLQLEFNHVRPYVYSHSDPITNYGHNNQSMGHQWGGNFEELVAIARYRKGRLYADAKFTVGVRGFDFADTGDNSNYGGNIYRDYDVDRYADSGVVVGQGNKTNIFIGDVQAGYLVNPATNLKVFASIIYRNVNPLQNTATVFKESTNWFSIGLRTDVFNWYFDY
- a CDS encoding VanZ family protein; the encoded protein is MGAAISWTFIVLVMCLAPLDGAPKIRIDNFDKYVHATFHFVFTTLWFLYFRLEFKESAISKALTSAFLFSVSTGIAIEFMQKYFTENRAADPLDVVANMFGATIAIAFCCYLGSLKIIKNCLK
- the gcvH gene encoding glycine cleavage system protein GcvH, with protein sequence MSIPSNLKYTKDHEWVSLEGDIATVGITHFAQKELGDIVYVEVETLDQVLEKDEVFGTVEAVKTVSDLFLPLAGEIVSFNEELESTPEAVNTDPYGAGWMIKVKVTDVADFETLLSDEEYKALIGA
- the sprA gene encoding cell surface protein SprA, encoding MCRNFTFLLVLFCGFVSMAQVNVEPQDTIKKGYSLGRVKMKEPQSILSAYTYDPKTDRYIYTNSVDGFSINYPIILTPKEYEDLVVKESMRDYFKQKSDAIDGKKAGSEDAKKDLLPKYYVNSGFFETIFGSNTIDVKPTGSVEMDLGARYSKQDNPSFSPRNRSNLAFDFNQRISMSLMGKVGTRLNVNANYDTQSTFAFQNLLKLDYTPTEDDIIQKIEVGNVSMPLNSSLIRGAQSLFGLKAQLQFGKTTVTGVFSEQKSQTKSVVVQGGGTIQDFDVYALDYDNDRHFFLSQYFRNKYDSALTNYPFIDSRVQITRLEVWVTNKQNRITTNSNNLRNIIALQDLGEAEYTGIDNSNLVVKATPAGMFNNPINSPTDNKNNKYDPGQIGVGSSLLNGDIREMATANTGFNGFTAREGQDYSKLENARKLLPNEYSYNTQLGYISLQQRLSNDEVLAVAFEYTIGDKVYQVGEFGNDGIESTVVTGTNSNQAVITQSLILKLLKSNLTNVGNPIWNLMMKNIYQIPGAYQVKQGDFRFNILYTDPSPINYITEAITSAGAKVPFPANPDVKDKIAENPLLKVFNLDKLNYNNDPQTGGDGFFDFIEGLTMDSQNGRIIFTSKEPFGQLLFDKLKDKNNPTDVSNYADPTTYNGNQKKYVFPSMYRSTQSGALQDSDKNKFLLRGKYKSTGSDGIPIGAFNVPQGSVVVTAGGRKLVEGIDYSVNYQLGRVQILDASLQASNTPINVSLENNSIFGQQTTRFMGVNVEHKISDKFVVGGTLLKMSERPFTTKSNYGQESINNTIFGFNTNFSTEVPFFTRLVNKLPNVDTDVPSNLSVRGEIAFLKPNASKIDSFGGESTIYVDDFEGSTSTIDMRSAYAWSLASTPESNMNSAYNFFGTANDLTYGYKRSKLAWYTIDPIFYTSKPAGISNSDLSLNKTRRVYSRELYPVTDIALGQTQVVSTLDLTYFPSERGPYNNNANFSVNPRDNFGGIMRAINSTNFEQGNVEYIQFWVQDPYVGNGTVSPGNTGKVYFNLGEISEDVLKDNRKQFENGLGPDQILTNPRPLWGDVPASQSLIYAFDTDVNNRSNQDVGLDGLANGQEAEVYNNFASAADPAADDYTYYLNTTGSIVDRYKNYNGLQGNSAVDINDANRAATTAPDVEDVNRDNTMNTINAYYEYSIDMRQGMQIGDSNITDIRETQVDLPNGETTSARWLQFKIPVAQPQNKIGEITDFRSIRFMRMFMTGFDQEVTLRFGSLDLVRGEWRRYTNTLDFSDTNPTDDGTDLDVLAVNIQENNARCPINYIQPPGVVREQLFNNNTVINQNEQSLSLRVSGSGLEPKDSRAVYKNVSIDMRQYKKLKMFLHAESLPNQALLNDDQLVGFIRFGNDFTDNFYQIEIPLKVTQPSGCAKLSEEVVWPESNQIDLALSLLTSLKIRSRTIDISTLPLDGIYFQDEDELDNSLGSKSNKLTLGVKGNPNFGLVRTLMVGIKSNATTAEGKVKGEVWFNELRLAGMDNSGGMAALLNVDTNLADFATISATGKKSTVGFGAIEQGANERSREDIQQYNIVTNINLGKLLPSKWGINLPFNYSVGEETITPLYDPFNSDIKIKELLANTESQAEKDNIVNRAIDYTKRTSINLIGVRKQRSPEQKQHVYDPENFTFSQSLNTVERHDYEIEDYLDQQSITSVDYSYNFNSKPIEPFKKTKFMKKSSYWKMLSDFNFNYLPSSITFNTNINRQYNRQQFRQVEVEGIGLDPLYRRNFGFNYQYGVNFNLTKSLKLNYTASSANIVKNYLNSDDELIENFSIWDGYWDSGDPYNHTQQLVLNYDIPINKIPLFSFVKANYTYTGNYSWQRSSTSLSNIEIDGANYNLGNTIQNARSHTLNGSLNMEMLYKYLGLTKNTGGKQLITPKALPKPGEKVVNIASNNAQEKGSPFMDGLIGVLTSVKNIQFNYTDNSGTVLPGYTPGLGFFGTSKPTLGFIFGSQEDVRYEAAKNGWLTNYQDFNQNFTQVSTKAFKGTANVDLFPDLKIDLTADRTYSSNYSEQYDVSADGTYNSRSPYTYGMFSISTVMIGSAFSQRNEISSVVFDEFRDNRLVVANRLATAKGIDINNVANIDADGYPIGFGKTSQAVLLPSFLAAYTGGDAGSTSLGAFRNFPIPNWSVKYNGLMRYGMFKKHFKRFSLQHNYRASYTVNQYRSNFNYDANPNGTDDNGNFYSKTLISNINLVEQFNPLIRVDFELKNAFKFLTEIKKDRALSMSFDNNLLTEVKGLEYVVGLGYRFKDVIFSSRLADNPTGVIKGDINLKADLSYRNNQTIVRYLSYDNNQLAGGQNIWSVKMTADYSFSKNLTAIFYYDHSFSQAVISTSFPLTNIRSGFTLRYNFGN